The Branchiostoma lanceolatum isolate klBraLanc5 chromosome 1, klBraLanc5.hap2, whole genome shotgun sequence genomic sequence TTGAGAAAAGTGTAAGCAGTCTGACGTGTTACCGCATATCATGACGTGAAGCACACTCATTGGAAACTGAACCATAAAAATGCCGACAATGCATTGGAAAGTCAACTGCAGATAccatccctcttcttccaccaCGTTTTACCTCCTCAACCGAACTCAGTTAGTAATTAACCAGTTTTTACACCTAAGTGAAGTGAGTGCACATCCAAAATAGGAGATGTGCAtgtaatgatttttgagtgtagatatttttgtaggctatagggtaaaggttaCTCGAATATACTTGAACTTTagtgtaagtatcagaaaaaacaaaaaaacctttcttttactttgtttcatgtacttcttgttttgaattttgaagttaAATTCTATCGCTGTAATTATAGAGTGAACTTCTCAAGAGAGGCTGAGTAGGGTCAATAATTGATATGGTTTTGCTGATACAGCAGTttactttattttattctattctgtgcacccaaaaattgTTTCTGTGCACCCGAATATTTAGGCTcctgttcccaaaaatgaattccaAGCCCTGCTCTGTTTGCAGCACCAGGAACTGCAGGGGGTCCGCTGCAGGTTAGGAACTTGGAGGCAGAAGACATTGACTTTGTCGCTCGAATGCTGGTGGAGGCCTTCAGGGATAAGTTTGAATTTGCAGTTGGAAAGAGTCGGTAAGACTTTCTCTGACTGTATTGGGACCTCAAGCCCCCTGTATCTTTGCAACTGTTTCTTATGTCTTTGACCTACTTTTAAGTCCTTGCTGTAGTGCTCAATGTACTGTGTAGGTGAAATACAAAGAGACtggtatagaaaattacctatatacgaaatactttgtaagtattgcagtacaaatgccatggaagacgaaatacattttatttcaaactcaGTTCATTTCATCATAATACAcaaaatgagttgtctattcagattTCAGATCACTAagatctatccgaatttctctaagcttacagacaaagaaaatactataatttttcTTCTATGCATTggttacaaaagagaagtcaaacccttcactagttgtAGACAATTACGTTAAACtttgtataatctagtttagccgcttttatacctattttgtaccgtTCTttcatgtatgttatttgcaattagcggGCAGGAATTTGCGATAAATTTATTATCATTAAAAATAAAAGCCCACAGGTGATACTCTGGGCTGTGATGTTTCAGTGTAAGGTTGAAGAACAAAATTTATAAATGATGATCCTCAACCTCCTTACACCTTATGCAtactttgtacaatgtacaattgtcgtgcaataaagttcttcttctttctatATACAACAGGATTGAAACCACCATACAACAACAGGCCAGCTCACTTAGCCGGTCTCCCAACATATGGCACAGATATTACGTGGCATTGTACGAGGGAAAGTTGGCCGGTGCTATGTGCATTGTATTTTATGGAGACAGGTCAGTTGTTTGATTATTAGGATTACAATTTGTACTTCACCCTACTAAGGGACTAAAGTACTGTTTTTGTCTTGTCTCACAGTGTGTGTTAGCATGTGTGTCTCTGTGAgtccatgtgtgtgtatgtatgtatgtgtatgagtgagtgtgtgtgtgtgtgcaagtgtgtgtgactgtgtgtgtgtgtgtgtgtgtgtgtgtatgtgtgtgtttggatgtggatgtgtgtgtgtgcctgtcaatgtgtgtgtgtatgtttatgcacatgtgtgtgtgtgtgtgtgtgtatatgtatgtgtgtgtgtgtgtgtgtatgtatgtgtgtgtgtgtgtgtgacagcaTTCACAAGGGGCTTGAAGGGTTGAGTATGGCCATGGGTGATTTGAATTGCAACAGTATCATAATacaacaatatcacaatatcataatcatGACCTCTATCATCATGACATCTTAGATTGCCTCTGTTATTATACTATACAATTGATTTATTGGCATTGCTGTTTGTTTCTCCAGTGCTGATGAGGGTTCCCAATGCTGTGATTCCCAGCTGGGTTATTACGGCTCAACCAGGTATGGATATTTGTAATGTTGTCGTTGTCCCTAAACATTGTTACAGTacagtggcacatagggcagcaagtttcctttatgattcagtagcagggtattaTTTTTTTGAGGGAGATGTTGCTAGCCCTaatcccctttaacatgctcaaggcacctcctcaaacataggATTCAAATTTTTTGTCCCTTCCTagagacgggtgcagccccaactgagatacCTTTCCCAGGATCTTACCTCATCATGACTTTGGTTTGTTAATTCTGGTGCAAATTTTTCCTACATCATGAGGGCTCGaaacacattttctttctttttagacTACCTGAACCAGCACTGCTACACACGTGCACTAAGGTACATTCAAAGTTACCTGCACCAAACAAGTTTTACTCTCACTGTGCCTGCATGTTAGCAACAAATTATTGGGTCAACTTTCCAGACTTTTTGACAATTTTCCCTTTCGGTCACACTGTTGTGTGGGTAAAATATGTGACCTCTACAAAATGGCTGCGCCCAGGATGTCGAATGCAAGCTTATCCCTAATTATTGGATCtcgccactgaattaaaaacaatGATGATTCGTACAGTGGTcgagattcatcaaaaagatatttACAATAACTACACCTGCTCGTGCTGTCTTAATAAAATCTACtatttcaggcgacaaattgaTGCTGATTGGCAACAGATTATTGATGGAGCCAATTGGCATCTTGTTTGTGTCAGTCGGCAAATGTCTTTCACAAACAGGCACACCATAATATAGTGAGATACCTactttaagcccctgtcacatttgtgcgtatatacaagtccacaTGAGTTGTGTATTAACAACTTTGAAGGTTTTGGTTTAGATTAAttagtttgcagccgaataggTGATTTCTAAGGTTCGatcaccagactgcacaacgattggtcaaagtagaaaacaactttttttccacaccttacttaaaccaaaaaaatgttaatgcgcaactcatgcgcacttgaatatatgcacaagtgtgacagggcccttagggCAGCGGAGCAAATGATGAGAAATGTAAATTTCACTAACTGCAGGCTCTGGTGTGTACATTGCTGTTTGGACAACTCTGACATGCGCAGAGGGGAGTGTTACATAGACCGCATCTGTGTGGACGCAGGCTATCGAGGAAAGGGCATCGGAAAAGCGATGCTGGACAAGGCTGAATCTGAGGCTCGCGAACACGGATCTACGGTAGGCTGGACGGaaaagatgtttgtttgtttgtttgcttgtattgtATGCCTGATAAACTGCCACATGACATAACACCAGGttggtactgaacagtacaaactgctcatattatgatttatttgatccactcacaccgggatggatctttattctttttgataagtgagGTGGGTTCCtttacatgctcgaggtgttgctctcctcaaacacaggacctccatttattGTCAGACTGGTCTtgcatatcaatcaatcaatcaatcaatcaatcaatcaatcaatcaatggatATCAGGGTACTCCCTGTCAGCTTAATTGTCTGAATTTTGAGTGACCTTGACACTACCAAACTGGAGAGTGCCTTTTCACCCTTGTACAGAGGGAATGTTggtgaaaatgtgtaaaatggtGTGATTTCATTGTTCTTAGCCGTTTCTTGTTTACTTTGGAAGTGGGTGAATTTGGAGCAATTATCACATTTCCTGTACTAAGTAAACACAGTCGTGATGAATTATGAACTGTTTACTTTGCACCAGAAGACAATGGAAATTCACCGCATTTTCCTCCGCTGAAATTAACACCTCTGGTACTGTGGTAGAACTTAGAAGTTGTTGTGActgtctattctccaagcagaggttttggtcgggggggggggtagtagtggccggggtaaACTTGGAGAATAGTGACTGTCCATTTAATCTAGAATTGATTCTGTGAATTCTATAGAGAATGgtggagtggtcgggagcaattactctccaagcagaggaggggttccggcaggtttttgacgcatttttaggcgtttttgtctcaggctttctactttgtcatttttttttgtatagccaacccactcaaaaatatgtcaaagtagaaagcccgacaaaaacgcctaaaacacatcaaaactctgcttggagagctaAGGGAGCAATCTGTCACTGGTGAAGTTTATTATCTTTTGAATTGGCCATTTATTTGAAATAGTCATTTATCGCCGATGTCTTTAGATTCAAGTACGGGCCATGCATATAAGCTAGCTGTATTGTAGCCTAAGTTACCCCTAAACCTTGCAGTGAAGTTTGAAATCGTCAATACACATTGGGAATCCCCAACACAAACGTCCACCAATTTTTTAGAAACCATAATGTATTCATATTCTTATGCAGGCTGACAGACTACAATCGCTGTTGTTCCTGTATGCAAATGCACATTGCAATCACACCTTTTCGAATGGCTCAGTAACGCTCaattcaaacaaggaggttatcatagtctatactagtacatactagtaacctccttgtttcaagCAACAGAAATAGAATCACTTGATTTGGCCGGTGGACATAAATGAAACAGGACAAAATGGAAATCTCCAAAGTAAAGGTTAGTCAACAGtggaagatttacaaagttatGAAAATTCCAAACTTGGTAATTGAACGAATCGACTTCTGAGTCTCTTGCTCTtttgttattcattcattatttttctgttttgagaGAAGAAAGTTATGAATTATTGAGCTGTTTACAGTATTACCTGAATAAACTGTTATTACTATTTTGATCTGGAAAAGATTCAGACTCATATTTCACAACCAAAGCCCAGTGCCCGATCGAGTACATTGGAGATCCATTTGTTCAGCCCTTGAAACAACGCACATAATGACGTACTTGCAAGGATGGAACCGCCTTTGTATTTGCAAATTCCAATAATAATTGGTTTCACTCAAATTCACCACGTTTTCCTCATTTGTCACGTAGGCGCAAATTTAACATTCACCACTCCACATTAACATTGGAACAATGCCAATCTGGTTCACTTCTGTTCACCCAAATTTACCACCATTTACCATTAAACCCCCCCATTCACCACGGTCAAAAGGGTGAAAAGGCACTCTCCAGTTTGGTAGTGTGAATTTGCACCTCTTGTACCTCTTGGTAGGGTTCCAATGTCAATGACACCATGTTAGAATGCACTTTCTGATGGTTAAtattacaggtttgcgcagcaaaacctttgttggatccgttgtcATGTGTGGTGGCCTCCACCTTGATTTTGTGAcatcgcagggtagccataccatttcctTGGGAGGAGTGTtctttggggtcgctagcgttctctctatttttaacaaattggcacacaactatcacacattcaactcaaataaaaattcaataccaattcatatatataaaaagaccccataatcgctaaactaacatagcaaacctgaagtatatgtagcacaaatactgtaagtctagTTCACTTTGTCTCTCACAGAAGTCCATGTACCTATCCTTAGAGATCTGTCTATTACGCATGCATGTTAGTCTAATGTCATGTGTGACTAACTAGCACCACATGTTACACAACTGATTTTCATTCCAACTTTCTACACTATAGCTGATGTCCCTGTGGGTGAAGCAGACAAATCGTGCTGTTCACCTGTACGAGCGACAGGGCTACAACATCAGCATGAACTGCTGCTGGCCATGCACATGGTTTGCCGTGGGAACTGCGGTGGGTACAATTACAGTGTCACCTGTCCGCAGCTAGTCCCCAAGCATatgtaaggatccagctcatTCCTTGTGTTTTATGCCTTTTTCTTGCAACATTTAGTAAAGATTCGTCCTAGTTTAAGTCAAACTTTAACAGAGGCGTAAAACACTGaggagccggatccttacatctgcttggagattcgtcTGTGGCGTCTTTACATTTGGGAGGTCGCTGGTTCAAACCCTGGCTGAGTCATACTGGACACTTTAGAAACATTGCTTtctttgcttagcactcagcacttatgggaaagagtatgggagttacacacacacaactactAGTGGACTagagccccctgctgtagagcTTGCATAACTATGTGACCCAGGGGCTTATGATAGAAATGCTGTATACACCAAAAGGTGTGGGATTGATATTGACTTTCACGTTTTAATTTGACACCACACAACTTTTACTATTTGTTCTATCTGTGTTTGTAGTTACTCATTCTTTTTCTCTACTGATTTATTTACAGCGCTGGTATCAGATGGAGAAACAGCTGTAGTGCTGAAGGCAAACCTAGCAGacttctctggaactgcagtttTTTACTTGTGTCTTATTCAGGGAGTTAAGAAATCTAGAATTCTATGACTATTTTACTATTTTATAAAATGATGAGATATGATGAGGATTCACAACATCTCTAATTATAACTGAAGCAGGTTTAATCATTTTAACATagaagttatgcaaataaggaggaCATTGTTGGCATGATTAATGAGCAAATGACATCACCCTTTGGTTTAAAACTCCTCATTTGCGGAAGAATACATTCCACAGACCCCTATGTTCAATGTAACAAAATTTGTCACTTTATTTGCTTTACTAggaaattatgtaaataaataagtaagtaGCTTTATTTGCTTTATTcaggaaagtacatgtatgtagataagTAGTGTTACAGGGTGTTAGATTTGTTCTGGCTTCAAACATTCTGTGTCAACTATTGTGTATAATTTTATCTAGCATTACTGTAAAAGCAAGTGCAATTTCCACCTTAAACCTACAATCCCTGAATGCAGGTGTCATTCAATCCCTTGTCGGAAGGGGTAAGAATGAAATACAGGCACAACAACTGACGACAATGTTTGACCTCATGTTTTATTAAATGATATGTGTGGGTGTGTcttttacattgaaaaatatccATCTTTGTACACAGTTCCCCCCCCCTCAATTATGGACCTATTCTGTGAAATTGAAATAAACGTGAGAAAGTTCAAATGTAGAATTTGTGTCTGATCTTATGGTAGACATAAACGTATTGATGATATACCATAACAGGGCCATATTTGACTAGTATAGATAAGTGTGCAACCACACGAAAAAAACGTCGATGTTTTCCCAGCCCTTTGCCGCCTTAAGGACTGTACCGGCTTTTTCCCCCGCCCAGACTGGACCGCGTTTTCCGCCAACCTCGTCTGCGCCCGTGACTGTGACCTCCAGCCTTGAGTTATTTTTTGATTAGTAGTCTACCCTTTTAAAAAAAGAGCAACAACACAGTGGCGCAGACAACGAGGTTGGACTAGGTCCTCGATCATTCAGAGTGACGACGCTGTTGCAACGTCCTCACTGGCACCCCCTACGTCTCTtctgaaagacggtgcagccccgacTAGGATATCATACCCctcccggattcgaacccgggtctcccagttaccaactaattggaaccaggaggccCAACTGAAAAgtcgctaccaattgagctacagggacatccattATGTAGGAGTTCTCTCCAAAGTGAGCAAAGGCATTTGAgagatttcatttattttaggtcacctgaggcaCAAGAGGAACTAGTAAGGTGATATTCAGGTACTGTAATTAGGTTACCTCAGCCCCAACCATGGTTGTACGCGTTTGTTGTGTTTGCGGAACTCACTACCAGGTCGGGCTGCAGGTCGGGAGGGCCTTCCGTCGACAGATCGCCGAGTATTTCGAACGTTACCGCGTCTTTGCAAAACTCTTGGCGATACTCCAAGCAGACGCAGGAAGGAATGTGTACGAAGGTCAGACTATTACGatctttgttgtatttttctgtaCGGTTAATGGGTTAACTTGTATTAGTCTAAAGGCAAACTACCTCTCAGGGGCCCCTACCCAACCCATGTGTACACTGTAGTCACTGTTACTGTTGGCTAGGCCAAAGTTCATTGTCCCCTAGCGtcgtgatctccaagcagatgtaaggatccggctcagtcGGCTCATTACATTCATGCAAattggaggtatagtttttgtgtgtgtttgtgtgtgcgtgcgtatcgGGAGCTatatcttaagaacctctgccgtgtgtttgtgtgagtgcaTGTGCgcgcgtatctgcttgaagattgcaGCCTCGCTCCTTAGCAGCCGCCCGACGTTCAaatttccaagtagatgtaagcaGGGCGTTTGTGATAGAACAAAGTTAAGCAGTAGCATGGTGGCCTATTTTAATACGATGCTGCCTTAAACTTGCAACAACCGTTTGATTTACTTTCAATAAATTAGTACAATGCGTGGGGAAacgttacctggatgtctgactttcatctgtgaaatatttcttaagtccactcaaacctgtacaactGACCATTTCTACATAATGACCACATAGCCATTAATATACAGACCCCTGTATAAGTGACCGCCTCTGCATAAAGACCACAAGCCTTGTCCCCTGTCTAATGTGACTATTTTAATTTCTTCTAGTCCCTTGTATGCTTTAGTCGTCTctttagacaggtttgactgtattacaaTTTTTTAAATCATTGATTTGAAACTTTCTAGGCTGCCTGAGCCTTATCTACTGTGACCACTGTCTTCTAGTTCCTTGCCTGCTATAGTGGTCTTTatagacatgtttgactgttttatagacatgtttgactgtattacaatgtgtttttttaatctttaattTTAAACTTTTTAGGTTATCTGCGGGCGGCCAAGTCTGCGTACCCCCACTATGTAGATGAGATAGCGGGGATGTCCGAAGGGTCGGACCTCCCGTTCGAACACCTGTTCCTGATGCACTGTCAGCCCGAGTTTGGGCTCATGTTCAAGGAGGAGTGCAAAGTTGAGGCCGTGGCCGAAGGTACGGACATGACTGGATGAATCTGTAATCGACCCTCAAGGAtggtgctgcgtacctaaacataacatcaggtacaggcactggtaccggtacagaggtttaggtacatgtccggacaggtttcctaccgccaaacctCTTGGCCTTGCTATAAAAACttccggcctgcctgaatgatctgttgcatattagtaacgctgttccaaggtcacgtttggtgttgcatgaggccatgaggccaggagatcagtcacaaaataagcacattcTTGGTGTAAGttcatatcggtacagtaccgatacttcatgatccggtattttagACCTGATCAATTTTTACGGtgcagtaccggtacacagtaccggtacgcagcgcTACTCAAGGGTAGTTTCATTATGCTTTTTTCTCAATTGCGCCTGggcccgtcgggggtgtagtcccggccgggccccgaagccacaaatttgtgccggtggactgccgggtaccggggggtacctcccggtgctcgctcgattagctcacggcgactatttgttaccgggtcccgcgttcaatttaagtctgacTTAAATTGATTCGGGAGCCATTTTGTTTGTGGAGGTCACGTATTTCACCCGTGCTTCGCACGTCAGTCTGACCGCAAGGAAAACTTGGCGAAACATTCTCAAAGTTGCCGTAATAATTTGTCGCAAACAGCTGCAGGCGCAGTCCAGTTAGATACCCACTAGAACAGGCGCAAAAAAAGGCCCGGCTTTTAAACTTATGATGTGCTCTTCTGGCTACAAATAAGTTCTAAAAACCCTTTTTTTACGCAACTGTCAGAACGCcatatattttcaaatgatgCATCAAAGAAGGTCAAGAAATAGAAACTGAAGTAACTGAATGGTTAAAAGTAGATTCATGGTTGATCAAGTTGATTTGGTCGTTGATCGTGCACCACCGTTTAAtttcttaaaaagaaaaaagaaggatCAGCTCCGATATGTGGTTTTTAAATAAGACGGTGATAGTGATGTCGAACCAGCTTTCTTTGGTCGTGACGGAGAAGACAGAGGCTACAGTATATGGTTAATTCTACCGGAGAAATTCCtcaagctcttttcgacaagcacaatatGATCAATGGACCACGGCTTGACGTCCCGTCCTTAAGCCCCTctcactgcggccgatcgaattgacaaagcacacaacaaatttcatcgacaaaaaacgaatctttttaagctttgagtgttttgttgtcttttggtcatacttgtacgttttgaatgatattcccattataaagtcaaaggtaacacaaatccagttttggaggcagcgacgccgccagcgtgcggcgggtccagtgagaggggactACAGCCATTTCCTGTAGCgtacatgtcgggtgagcgacaacataCGGGGTTCGGCCTCCCTATCTTTTAGTCGCTGACCACTAGACTATATACGCTTCATATAGTGGAATGAGGTTTTTGAAGTCTCGTTTATGCTacagtcccatttccaatccgggaccCCGCCCtgcaaaaacgaaaaataaaagaaatgcatAACAAGACAAAAAACTGATGGTTAGGAATaatttgtttacgttttgtgttctttgttgtcttttttatcatactcatcgttcccacaagctgcccgaccggaccccgctttggaaatgggactgtAGCATTAATCATGCTACTTTTTCTACCATTGCCCAGGTTGTACAACCGTGTTTCTTAACGCCAAGAACGGGCCCAGAATCTTGGCTCACAACGAAGACGGCGACTCCCTCATCAAAGACCTGGGATACGTGGTAGTCGCTAGTATAGACCCCTACGAACTGCCAAATGGAGAGGTTATTCCCGCAGAGGGCTTTACCGCTTTCTGCTATCCCGGGCTACTGGCTGGGAATGCTTACGGATTCAACCAACATGGTTTGTGCAGCACCGGCAACTTTCAACTGGCCAAATGTGTGGAGCGAGACAAAATACGTAAGTAcagatttttttatgtattctaTTTGCCTTAGGcccagcaagtaaattttatggatgacatcctctgcagactccacaTTTGGTGCGCACGGgcggaaaaaacaaacaaggcgggcaaaaaaaacaccccATCTAACCCTCGTGAGACAGGAAACAACAGACGATAAACGAGTGAGTGCTGTTGCatagctgtttgtttgtttgtttgtttgtttgtttaattgatTGATCTGTTATGACTTATGTCTCACTGTTTGACGCATATCTAGCTCAGCGGTTCTTGTGCCGCGCCCTGCTGTCAGCTGCGACCGTGGAACAGGCCGTGGACATGCTCAGGACAGACCGTGTAGGGATGGCCAGCGGATATTCTTACAACGTcgtcagcaccacggacaggacCAACAACATGTACTCAATAGAGGTGGCTCCGGCGGAGGGAGAAGCTAGAAACATGGTTTCTGTTCACGTCATTGAGCCAGGAGACGGGCAGACTGACGGACGCTACAACCATTACAATCTGTAcgtttctccaagcagatgtaggggggAACATTTCTAAAGTTTTCAATCCGACCATCCCGACATCTACCGGGACTAGCATTCACATGACGAAGCTcatcaaactagaaaggcaacattttcgagaaaatgcaggatattccccttccgttacctacacctcaagtatgacatccttagcattaaCTGTAAAGAAATAATGagttttctgcataaattatggaaatgaggtcctcattagcataagttatgtcgaGGAGAGGAATATAACAAGAAGTGCAGCTTGATAAAGCAAATAACAAAAACTTGCACGTTGTTGCAAGTGAGAAAGGGACAAGTGACAAATATGCACATAACTGAAACATAACAATGCATTTGATCTTACTTCATCTTGCTTTCATTATCTCAGGTACGACCATCTGGATACGCCGCATTGGAGGGATCCTAGTTCTGACCACAGGAAAGACCGAGCTGCTGTAGTAGGGCCACTCTCGACTAAAGAGGATGTTCTGAAATTCATGGGTAGGATGGTTAGAAAGATGGGAAGGGAAATGTAAATGTTGTTTGGGAAGTTCTGCTTCAATAGACGTGACTGTATTATATTGTATAACaacttagtctccaagcagatgtaaggagccgGCTCATTCGTGGTGTTTTACGCCTGTTGTAGTAACATTTGGTATTATCTATAGGATTGTATTTTTCATCGGCTCACTTTCTAGAAAAACAATACtagatgttgaaaaaaaagacgtAAAATACAAAGATTGGGGCAGATCGttacatctgattggagattggTACAACCAGCAAGTAAACGTGTGTATATAGAAGTCCATTAGACTTAGCAACGAAGTTTCCTTAGTTCGTGATCGCGTGAAAGCTCTAATTAGGACATCGCCGCTCCTTCCGACAATGGCCTTTAACTTGAGTATTACAGTCCAAGGATTGTATTTTGGCCTGAGCAGATAGTCGTTGCCCAATTTGCATTTACAAAATTGAGAgttatttttctacatgtaGGCTGTTGGATTCCGTGCAACGCTTCCTGTAATAAAAGTTCGTCGCACCCAATCATATCTTGCCTAGtactttgaatgttttgttaaTTCCTGTGTTTTAACTACTGCCGACAGGGGATACGGAGGACCCAGAGTATCCGGTTTACAGGTCCCAGACCGGAAATGACGTGTTTATGACGACAACAACTGGTAAGCTTGAACAATGTGTTTCAACATGACACCACGGCAAATATAAACGCAGCTAGCGCAAAAAAttaaaatatgtgtttttttcgactcaaaaacgcgtgtgtaaatgtTGCAACAAATTGGATGTGGGGTTTTTTTTCGACttaaaaacgcgtgtgtaaatcgaGCCCATGTGACCTGTCTCCGCCACAGGTGTGTTCGACCTTGAAGCAGGTGTTCTGGAAGTCTTCACCGGTAATCCGGCCGAGGGAGAAGAGCCTGACGTCATCTTCGTTCTTCCGGTGTAGTGTCTACCATCGGTTGTTTTAGAAAAAGTGCAAAAGTGCAGTCTGAATGATACGCAAATGCAGTCTGAATGAAACGCCAGATGAGTTACCCGGTCGTACTTCAgtcatcctcccagcagacccgatatgttcgttacctccatagcggccctgcccttccgagcccctgaacacgcttctggcgacgtcaccatcaaacagctttcagccaatcagagggtttgctaaagctcatctcgagtaaagccgcaaaggacgctgggaagctatcagccaatcagcttacgtcttacatcgccaCTTAATCATTCAT encodes the following:
- the LOC136422190 gene encoding uncharacterized protein isoform X1, coding for MESDPDTQSAAAVLPVLTEQPAPGTAGGPLQVRNLEAEDIDFVARMLVEAFRDKFEFAVGKSRIETTIQQQASSLSRSPNIWHRYYVALYEGKLAGAMCIVFYGDSADEGSQCCDSQLGYYGSTRLWCVHCCLDNSDMRRGECYIDRICVDAGYRGKGIGKAMLDKAESEAREHGSTLMSLWVKQTNRAVHLYERQGYNISMNCCWPCTWFAVGTARWYQMEKQL
- the LOC136422190 gene encoding uncharacterized protein isoform X2, with the translated sequence MLVEAFRDKFEFAVGKSRIETTIQQQASSLSRSPNIWHRYYVALYEGKLAGAMCIVFYGDSADEGSQCCDSQLGYYGSTRLWCVHCCLDNSDMRRGECYIDRICVDAGYRGKGIGKAMLDKAESEAREHGSTLMSLWVKQTNRAVHLYERQGYNISMNCCWPCTWFAVGTARWYQMEKQL
- the LOC136422139 gene encoding beta-alanyl-dopamine/carcinine hydrolase-like, producing the protein MVVRVCCVCGTHYQVGLQVGRAFRRQIAEYFERYRVFAKLLAILQADAGRNVYEGYLRAAKSAYPHYVDEIAGMSEGSDLPFEHLFLMHCQPEFGLMFKEECKVEAVAEGCTTVFLNAKNGPRILAHNEDGDSLIKDLGYVVVASIDPYELPNGEVIPAEGFTAFCYPGLLAGNAYGFNQHGLCSTGNFQLAKCVERDKIPQRFLCRALLSAATVEQAVDMLRTDRVGMASGYSYNVVSTTDRTNNMYSIEVAPAEGEARNMVSVHVIEPGDGQTDGRYNHYNLYDHLDTPHWRDPSSDHRKDRAAVVGPLSTKEDVLKFMGDTEDPEYPVYRSQTGNDVFMTTTTGVFDLEAGVLEVFTGNPAEGEEPDVIFVLPV